A window of Methanocella sp. genomic DNA:
GGGCAAGATCAAGTCGCTGTACATCATGGGCGAAAACCCGATGGTGTCCGACCCCGACGTGAACCACGTTAGACACGCTCTGGAAAAGGTCGACTTCCTCGTCGTCCAGGATATCTTCATGACCGAAACGGCCCAGAAGGCTTCGGTTGTGTTGCCCGCCGCATCGTTCGCGGAGAAGGACGGCACCTTCACCAACACCGAGCGTCGCGTGCAGCTTCTGAGGCCCGCGGTCAAGCCGCCCGGCCAGGCAAAGCCGGACTGGGAGATCATCGGGCTTATCGCAGGGAAGATGGGCGTCAAGGGCTTTGATTACAAGTCGCAGGAAGATATCTTCGAGGAGGTCCGGAAGACTACCCCGCAGTACGCCGGCATGACCTACGAGCGGCTTCGAAAGCCCGAAGCTCTCCACTGGCCCTGCCCGGCGGTCGATCATCCTGGAACGCCGATCCTGCACATGGCGAAGTTCAGCCACCCGGACGGCATGGGCATCTTCTTCCCGGTATCGTTCAAGCCGCCTGCAGAAGTGCCCGATGCGGAGTACCCGCTCATCCTGACCACTGGCCGGATGATCTTCCACTACCACACGGGCAGCATGACCCGGCGGTCGCCCACGCTCGATGCGGAGGTCAAGACCGGCTTCGTCGAGGTTAACCCGGAGGACGCAAAGGCCCTCGGCATAAAGGACGGCGACAGGGTCAAGGTCAAGTCCAGGAGGGGCGAGATCGAGATCGCCGCCAAGGTGACCAAGAACATCATGAAGGGCGTCATCTTCATCCCGTTCCACTTCGCCGAGTGCAGCGCCAACATGCTGACCAACCCGGCCCTGGACCCGTTCGCGAAGATGCCCGAGTTCAAGGCCTGTGCAGCCAGGATCATTCCGATCCCGAAGGAAGAAAAGAAGCCGGTTGCGCCTATCAAGGTCGCGCCCACGATAGGAGGTCACTAACATGGTCAATGTCAAGGACATGTTCTACGCCAGCGCGGGCAGCGAGGCTGTTTGTGCTGCGGGCGAGTGCGGCGGTGCCGTAACGGCGCTGCTGACGCACGCGCTGGA
This region includes:
- a CDS encoding molybdopterin oxidoreductase family protein, whose amino-acid sequence is GKIKSLYIMGENPMVSDPDVNHVRHALEKVDFLVVQDIFMTETAQKASVVLPAASFAEKDGTFTNTERRVQLLRPAVKPPGQAKPDWEIIGLIAGKMGVKGFDYKSQEDIFEEVRKTTPQYAGMTYERLRKPEALHWPCPAVDHPGTPILHMAKFSHPDGMGIFFPVSFKPPAEVPDAEYPLILTTGRMIFHYHTGSMTRRSPTLDAEVKTGFVEVNPEDAKALGIKDGDRVKVKSRRGEIEIAAKVTKNIMKGVIFIPFHFAECSANMLTNPALDPFAKMPEFKACAARIIPIPKEEKKPVAPIKVAPTIGGH